The window TAATCCTGTTATACCTGATGCTTCTGTTAAAATAAAGGTCTTGGGAGAGTTAAAAGGTAAAAAAGTAATCATCTTTAAGCAGAAAAGAAGAAAGAACTACAGAAAGAAAACCGGGTTTAAACCCACTTTTACACAGGTATTGGTAGAAGATATTATTTATCAGAAAAACTGAGGAGAATATATGGCTCATAAAAAAGGACAGGGCAGCGCAAGTAACGGCAGAGACAGCCATGGTCAGAGACGCGGAGTAAAGCTTTATGATGGAGATAAGGTTAAAGCAGGAGGTATAATTGTAAGGCAGGTTGGAATGAGATATATGCCTGGCAAAGATGCCGGGCTCGGTAAGGATTATACGATTTTTGCGCTTAAAAATGGAACTGTTAAATTTGGCCGTTCAGGGGATAAGGTCACTGTAAACATTTTAACCGAGTAACACAATAAGATTGTAAGAAAAAACCCATGCTCAGAGTGTGTTTTGGGCGTATAAACCGTTACATCTGTTCTGAATTGAGACATTGATAAATCCTGAAAAGATTGATCCCTGTTCTTTCAATGGTCATCAAGTCATGGGCAAGGTATCGGTTGGTAATACCGTATAAGGAGCAGTACACGCTCCGGTGTGCAGACATAAGTGCTTGGTGTATAGATGTAACCATATTGTCCAAGGGTGAAAAATAAACGGTCATTTTACACGTCGCCGTTTGATGAGCATATGCAGGCATTGCAATCAAAAGGAAAAAAGATATAACTACTGTTTTTATGGTTCTTCCCTGTAATTTTTCAACCGTTATCATAGTACAATTATTCAACATGCGTTTCTGGTTGTCAAACCTGATTTCTGAGACGAGCTATCATAAGGAATTTGAATGTCATTGCGCCGCATAGCACGAATTAGTCGTTCAATTAACGCAAATATACGGACGTTATCCCGAAGTGATTGACAGGTGGATCATGCTTTATGTTATGATGATATAAAAAGGA is drawn from Deltaproteobacteria bacterium and contains these coding sequences:
- the rplU gene encoding 50S ribosomal protein L21 — its product is MYAIIKHSGKQYLIEQGDIVLLDRINDVTKDGELELKDVIMVNDGTNTVIGNPVIPDASVKIKVLGELKGKKVIIFKQKRRKNYRKKTGFKPTFTQVLVEDIIYQKN
- the rpmA gene encoding 50S ribosomal protein L27, coding for MAHKKGQGSASNGRDSHGQRRGVKLYDGDKVKAGGIIVRQVGMRYMPGKDAGLGKDYTIFALKNGTVKFGRSGDKVTVNILTE